A window from Mytilus galloprovincialis chromosome 8, xbMytGall1.hap1.1, whole genome shotgun sequence encodes these proteins:
- the LOC143042592 gene encoding uncharacterized protein LOC143042592, whose product MSGFEDLAKALQSLGEKPEDIPQNIKDLMSSLVKEDKSDVKAGIKPTSTYVNPPRLPFFSGKDKLGGGEVTYDLWRYELVCLINDKTHSKELITQSVRRSLKDPAGKVVMRIGPHAELSAILKKLDSVFGVVEEKESVMREFYNATQHEDEDISAWSFRLEDILEKAIQTEKVKRSEADEMLHDMLWKGLRQNLKAISHYEKEKYTTFDSLRVALRRIEKDNILDMPTLKTTTKGTSKKAITKLKNTDDDDDKDDYDEQEEGFTGFMNVITTRLDRIETGMQQHQNQNLYQDQSRGNYKGNNYRGNYRGNSYRGNYRGNSYRGNQRGNYQGNYTTGRGYGQGYEKQQPAFEGQQPTYDRQRPIYCRKCGQEGHFARGCANKSNQFQNLNSRESTPRGGM is encoded by the coding sequence ATGAGCGGATTTGAGGACCTTGCTAAGGCATTGCAATCCTTAGGAGAAAAACCTGAAGACATACCACAGAACATAAAGGATTTAATGTCATCATTAGTTAAGGAGGATAAATCTGACGTGAAAGCAGGAATAAAACCAACATCTACTTACGTCAACCCACCAAGATTACCGTTCTTTTCAGGAAAAGATAAGTTAGGAGGTGGAGAAGTAACATATGATTTGTGGAGATATGAACTAGTATGTCTTATCAACGACAAAACCCACAGCAAAGAGTTGATAACTCAGTCAGTACGAAGATCATTGAAGGATCCAGCAGGAAAAGTAGTGATGCGTATTGGTCCACATGCAGAATTATCAGCAATATTAAAGAAGTTAGACAGCGTATTTGGTGTAGTAGAGGAGAAGGAATCTGTCATGCGAGAATTTTACAATGCCACTCAACATGAAGATGAAGATATATCTGCATGGAGTTTTAGATTAGAAGATATATTGGAGAAAGCTATACAGACGGAGAAAGTTAAAAGATCTGAAGCAGATGAAATGCTACATGACATGTTATGGAAAGGATTACGCCAGAATTTGAAAGCTATCAGCCATTACGAGAAAGAGAAGTATACGACATTTGATTCTTTGCGTGTTGCCTTACGGAGGATAGAGAAGGATAACATTTTAGATATGCCTACATTGAAGACTACAACAAAAGGAACATCAAAGAAGGCAATCACCAAGCTTAAGAAtactgatgatgatgatgataaggATGATTACGATGAACAAGAGGAAGGTTTTACAGGATTCATGAATGTAATAACAACTAGATTAGACAGAATTGAAACTGGTATGCAGCAACATCAAAATCAGAACTTGTACCAAGATCAAAGTAGAGGAAACTATAAAGGAAATAATTATAGAGGAAACTATAGAGGCAATAGTTATAGAGGAAACTATAGAGGAAATAGTTATAGAGGAAATCAAAGAGGTAATTACCAAGGTAATTATACAACAGGTAGAGGTTATGGTCAAGGATATGAGAAACAGCAACCCGCGTTTGAAGGACAGCAACCCACATATGACAGACAGAGACCTATATACTGTAGGAAATGTGGTCAAGAGGGACATTTTGCGAGAGGATGTGCCAATAAGTCGAATCAGTTCCAGAATTTAAACTCCAGGGAGTCTACGCCACGGGGCGGGATGTAG